One genomic segment of Effusibacillus lacus includes these proteins:
- a CDS encoding SAF domain-containing protein, with protein MLKQLWKTALLALLAGGVMIGFASANPNGAFILKAKTVISKGQVLTEEMFETVEVNREEAWMIKAGTDIKGLIAKHEIAPNEYLSKQDLTSKKVITFEPADREFTVQTDLSRCVGGDLKEGDLADILFFDKSTFQAHPLFTAVILEVMNRTGHNIRDKEARDTVPATVKIKVTTEQAAELLEFEQKGLVAFAKVPEDVASKVMDQ; from the coding sequence ATGTTAAAGCAACTTTGGAAAACCGCGTTATTGGCTTTACTTGCCGGCGGGGTCATGATTGGATTTGCTTCAGCCAATCCGAACGGCGCTTTCATCCTGAAGGCGAAAACAGTTATCTCCAAAGGACAGGTGTTGACGGAAGAAATGTTTGAAACCGTTGAGGTGAACCGGGAAGAAGCATGGATGATCAAAGCTGGCACAGACATCAAGGGGCTCATTGCAAAGCATGAGATTGCTCCCAACGAATACCTGTCAAAGCAGGATCTGACCTCGAAGAAAGTGATCACCTTTGAGCCGGCAGACAGAGAATTCACTGTACAGACCGACTTGAGCCGCTGTGTAGGGGGTGACCTGAAAGAGGGGGATCTGGCAGACATTCTTTTTTTCGATAAGAGTACATTTCAGGCACACCCCTTGTTTACCGCAGTCATACTCGAAGTAATGAACCGTACGGGACACAACATCCGTGACAAAGAGGCCCGGGATACCGTTCCTGCGACTGTCAAGATTAAAGTCACAACGGAACAAGCCGCTGAACTACTTGAATTTGAACAAAAAGGGCTGGTAGCCTTCGCCAAGGTTCCGGAAGATGTGGCATCCAAGGTGATGGATCAATGA
- a CDS encoding helix-turn-helix transcriptional regulator yields the protein MKVILAEKGLKSKWLAEKAGIQNATLSRIINGKTIPTLDVAFRIAEALGMSIHDIWERE from the coding sequence TTGAAGGTTATTCTTGCGGAGAAGGGTTTAAAATCAAAGTGGTTAGCTGAAAAGGCGGGTATTCAAAACGCCACATTGAGCCGAATCATAAATGGGAAAACCATTCCAACTTTAGATGTAGCTTTTCGTATTGCCGAAGCCTTAGGCATGAGCATACATGATATTTGGGAGCGTGAATAG
- a CDS encoding PaaI family thioesterase, which produces MFIKQPFDEFLGLQYERVSDNRVKIRLPLKPLFINSLGYVHGGIISSLADVAMSNILQPDENGIQTAVTVDLKTSFLKPAQGTVLVADAHTFKIGKNLMHAECHIFDDQNEIVAKSNGIFFRIKEK; this is translated from the coding sequence ATGTTTATTAAACAACCATTTGACGAATTCTTGGGACTGCAATACGAACGAGTTAGTGACAACCGAGTGAAAATTCGTTTGCCTTTAAAACCTTTGTTTATCAATAGCTTAGGGTATGTGCATGGAGGCATTATTTCTTCGTTAGCTGACGTTGCGATGAGTAATATTCTGCAGCCAGATGAGAACGGCATTCAAACGGCAGTTACGGTTGACCTTAAAACCTCCTTTCTAAAACCTGCCCAAGGAACCGTTTTGGTAGCGGATGCTCATACGTTTAAAATCGGAAAGAATCTGATGCATGCTGAATGCCATATTTTTGATGATCAAAATGAAATTGTAGCAAAATCCAACGGCATCTTTTTTAGAATCAAGGAAAAATAG
- a CDS encoding tautomerase family protein, with the protein MPFIEVILQDKKLSREQKQNLVEVLAGVMKQVVNSRTEQIRIVLHEISEENLFDGSSGRLEEPGD; encoded by the coding sequence ATGCCATTTATCGAAGTGATCTTGCAGGACAAGAAGTTGTCAAGGGAACAGAAACAGAATTTGGTTGAGGTTTTGGCTGGTGTTATGAAACAGGTAGTGAATTCAAGAACGGAACAAATACGAATTGTTTTACATGAGATTTCTGAAGAAAACTTGTTTGACGGTTCATCCGGTAGATTAGAGGAACCAGGCGATTAA
- a CDS encoding type II secretion system F family protein, with translation MSGRLLILWCLASLGFYLAMDWIRRQVERQGIVDRRSNRFLAYYYSARIPLRAETFCFTVLFAAAGAAIIGSKLLGHWILGGLTGGILVGIVLQTVWSRSVDQSRKLDLELPHFIILIRNAFTATNGNERFALQYAVNHASMPALRNPFAILMQRWERGADLQAEAEKTKQFFRNPVVWHLLDAIVQEHYGGGSFLRDLDRLAEQARDRFRLSEMRKVATAGSIYALYGVISLNLLLVVVLAIADPAGVKLFRETVLGRLIVGVSMTGYFGILFLAFRLIRLGDDWA, from the coding sequence ATGAGCGGGAGACTGTTGATTCTATGGTGTCTTGCAAGTCTTGGTTTCTATTTGGCAATGGATTGGATCCGTCGGCAGGTTGAACGTCAAGGTATCGTTGACCGCCGTTCCAACAGGTTTCTTGCCTACTATTATTCTGCAAGGATTCCCCTGCGGGCGGAGACATTCTGCTTTACAGTTCTGTTTGCAGCCGCAGGGGCAGCCATAATAGGTTCCAAATTATTGGGACACTGGATTCTTGGCGGCCTTACAGGCGGCATCCTGGTTGGCATTGTGCTGCAAACTGTCTGGAGCCGGAGTGTCGATCAAAGCCGGAAACTGGATCTTGAACTGCCGCATTTTATTATCCTGATTCGCAACGCCTTTACCGCAACCAACGGAAATGAACGGTTTGCCCTGCAATACGCTGTCAATCATGCTTCTATGCCGGCCCTTAGGAACCCGTTTGCAATCTTGATGCAGAGGTGGGAACGGGGGGCGGATCTGCAGGCAGAAGCGGAGAAAACGAAACAGTTTTTCCGCAATCCGGTTGTTTGGCATCTGCTTGATGCGATTGTGCAGGAACATTACGGCGGCGGCTCTTTCTTGCGGGATCTGGATCGCTTGGCGGAACAGGCAAGGGACCGTTTTCGTCTGTCTGAAATGAGAAAGGTGGCGACGGCGGGAAGCATTTATGCTCTTTACGGGGTCATATCGCTCAACCTCTTGCTGGTAGTTGTGCTGGCGATTGCAGATCCGGCAGGAGTCAAGCTGTTTCGGGAAACTGTGCTGGGCAGGTTGATTGTCGGGGTTTCCATGACTGGTTATTTTGGCATCCTGTTCCTTGCCTTCCGGTTGATCCGATTGGGGGATGATTGGGCATGA
- a CDS encoding AAA family ATPase produces MKKTVLVAMGNPNEFRGLVEFLENAESDTELEISQNIGSQAMLLYFLPKIKPHAVVLGEDLQGELSQEDLIARCKELSPETELIVYQGDLEAIGDSLVGKRELLGKIVAVWSPSGGVGKTEIAKNLALTAGQTYRVILLDANLCNPDIAEHLGLYYEQGKTLSAALQLWNEKRLTPGALRKILQPYQKISVLVGSEDTIEQTDYSPVFFRDLLRTLSQLADFVIADMDSDITSPAGISILLASHHVITPFSTVPSTLGHGKVYMDLLKESYQMNPHKFDPVLNRAGEGGSVSETDIEICMKRPVIATIPYRKEYLQSACKGSPLVLEKRLLSKKLSRTLQNVVRKYAQKDVSLG; encoded by the coding sequence ATGAAAAAAACAGTCTTGGTGGCAATGGGCAATCCAAATGAGTTTCGCGGTTTAGTTGAGTTCCTGGAGAATGCCGAGTCCGACACTGAACTCGAGATCAGCCAGAACATTGGAAGCCAGGCAATGCTTTTGTACTTTCTTCCCAAGATCAAACCTCATGCAGTCGTGCTGGGTGAAGATTTGCAAGGAGAACTGTCCCAGGAAGATCTCATTGCCAGATGCAAAGAATTGTCCCCGGAAACCGAACTCATTGTGTATCAGGGCGATTTGGAAGCAATAGGCGACAGTCTGGTCGGCAAGCGCGAACTGTTGGGAAAGATTGTGGCTGTCTGGTCACCCAGCGGCGGGGTCGGTAAAACGGAAATTGCCAAAAATCTGGCCCTGACGGCAGGGCAAACATACAGAGTGATCCTGTTGGACGCGAATCTGTGCAATCCGGATATTGCAGAACATTTGGGACTTTATTATGAACAAGGGAAAACTTTATCTGCCGCTCTGCAACTGTGGAATGAAAAAAGGCTCACTCCAGGCGCTTTAAGGAAGATCTTACAGCCGTACCAAAAGATCTCAGTCCTGGTCGGCAGTGAAGACACTATCGAACAGACAGACTACAGCCCCGTTTTTTTCCGTGACCTGTTGCGAACACTGTCGCAGCTTGCGGACTTCGTGATTGCGGATATGGATTCGGATATTACGAGTCCGGCTGGCATCAGCATCCTCTTGGCCTCCCATCATGTAATTACCCCATTTAGTACCGTTCCCTCCACTTTGGGCCATGGAAAAGTCTACATGGATTTGCTCAAGGAAAGCTATCAGATGAATCCCCATAAATTTGATCCTGTCCTGAATCGGGCGGGGGAAGGAGGAAGTGTATCGGAAACGGATATTGAAATCTGTATGAAGCGACCTGTGATCGCTACCATTCCCTACAGGAAGGAATATTTGCAATCTGCATGCAAAGGGTCTCCGTTGGTGCTGGAGAAACGGCTCTTGTCAAAAAAATTGAGCCGGACCTTGCAAAACGTGGTTCGAAAATATGCACAAAAGGACGTGAGCCTTGGATGA
- a CDS encoding ATPase, T2SS/T4P/T4SS family, translated as MRQSVRVHLRELKQNLHQTDLTGNGRYSEYVKIVLLELAHNPAGIERTKEKSALLRQRVAQIIDEHKLYLPGVPRDLLIESYCDAYIGYGILHPFILDPTVTDITVRGFDRIHIKRKGRWERVQSVAFESDRELHSYIMQRFSLLGSKLNFQHPFADAADDTWKLRLNASVADINLTGPALTIRKHREEKFSVEELRQSGAFDKRIQQLIHCYVQSLHNIGWIGPAGSGKTTLFSAFAEMIPEDYQTVSFEDTSELNIRRKNHLSHLTRPETGEGGAAVTMDMLARNLLRESGDIPLVGEIRDGVALTLLKLFGIGHDGGQFTMHANNCQDAVKRYADLAMEARSRYSLTELRELFAERIHLFVYMRKRKVLDLYEVLGWDSRQKKEILHPVCVFSVEEETKDSIQGSWNLYRPSQRFFDRCKWHGVEIPSFLGELKA; from the coding sequence ATGAGACAATCGGTCCGCGTTCATTTGCGGGAATTGAAACAGAACTTGCACCAAACAGATCTTACCGGGAATGGACGATATTCCGAGTACGTGAAGATTGTTTTGCTGGAATTGGCCCACAACCCCGCCGGGATCGAGCGAACAAAGGAAAAATCGGCCCTGCTGCGTCAACGGGTTGCACAGATTATCGACGAGCATAAGCTGTACTTGCCGGGAGTCCCCCGTGACCTGCTGATTGAATCCTATTGTGATGCGTACATTGGCTATGGGATCCTCCACCCTTTCATCCTTGATCCAACTGTAACGGACATAACGGTTCGCGGATTCGACCGAATTCACATCAAACGGAAAGGGAGGTGGGAACGGGTGCAAAGCGTTGCTTTTGAATCGGATCGGGAACTGCACTCTTATATCATGCAAAGGTTCAGTTTGCTTGGGAGCAAACTGAATTTTCAACATCCGTTTGCAGATGCCGCAGACGATACATGGAAGCTGCGGTTGAACGCATCGGTTGCCGACATCAATCTGACCGGTCCCGCTTTAACCATCCGCAAACACCGGGAAGAAAAGTTCTCGGTGGAAGAATTAAGACAATCGGGGGCATTCGACAAGAGAATCCAGCAGCTGATTCATTGTTATGTTCAATCCCTCCACAACATCGGGTGGATTGGCCCTGCAGGTTCCGGTAAGACCACCCTCTTCTCGGCATTTGCTGAAATGATCCCGGAGGACTACCAAACGGTTTCTTTCGAAGATACCTCTGAACTAAACATCAGGAGAAAGAATCATCTTTCTCACCTAACCCGTCCGGAAACCGGTGAAGGCGGTGCAGCGGTAACGATGGACATGCTGGCCCGAAACCTGTTGCGTGAATCGGGAGACATTCCTCTGGTGGGGGAGATACGGGACGGTGTGGCGCTTACACTCCTAAAGCTGTTTGGAATCGGACACGACGGTGGACAGTTCACCATGCATGCCAATAATTGCCAGGATGCGGTCAAGAGGTACGCGGATTTGGCAATGGAAGCCCGATCCCGTTATTCCCTGACCGAATTGCGGGAACTGTTTGCCGAAAGAATTCATTTGTTTGTATACATGCGAAAGCGGAAAGTGCTGGATCTTTACGAAGTGTTGGGATGGGATTCCCGTCAGAAGAAAGAAATCCTCCATCCTGTTTGTGTGTTCTCGGTCGAAGAGGAAACAAAGGACAGCATTCAAGGGAGCTGGAATCTCTACCGCCCGAGCCAAAGGTTTTTTGACAGGTGCAAGTGGCATGGTGTGGAAATCCCGAGTTTCCTGGGGGAATTGAAAGCATGA
- the rlmD gene encoding 23S rRNA (uracil(1939)-C(5))-methyltransferase RlmD translates to MGQQPVRNKSAQQRSVKTSIRLKPGEVVTMDVNRLGINGEGIGYVERQVVFVDGALPGEKVAARITQVEPNFARAKLLRIIKKAKQRINPPCPVYEQCGGCTLQHLEYQSQLEWKRELVRESFARYTGQSHWPIQPTVGMNHPWEYRNKAQLPVAVVGGEVVAGLYSPGTHKLVDVSACPIQHPTTNEIVRTVRDLLQELGIPIYNEKKHTGSVRTIVPRIGFETGEVQLTLVTRTEELPRKKELIQRLRERLPYLTSIMQNINPARTSLVFGEKTVPLWGKEKIEERLGEVRFTLSSRAFFQLNPEQTTKLYNLVAEAAALTGEETVVDAYCGVGTIGLWLAPKAKEVLGIDVIPEAIADARENAVRSGIRNARFEVGKVERLLVERVKKGFRPDVVVVDPPRTGCDEELLRAMLTAKPKRIVYVSCNPSTLAKDCNILLEKYEIQNIQPVDMFPQTAHVECVTLLTLK, encoded by the coding sequence GTGGGACAGCAACCAGTTCGCAATAAAAGCGCTCAACAAAGGTCAGTTAAAACTTCCATACGTCTGAAGCCGGGAGAAGTTGTCACGATGGATGTCAACCGGCTGGGTATCAACGGTGAAGGTATCGGCTATGTGGAACGGCAGGTTGTGTTTGTAGATGGGGCGTTGCCCGGTGAGAAAGTCGCTGCCAGAATCACTCAGGTGGAGCCCAATTTTGCAAGGGCCAAACTGCTTCGCATTATAAAAAAAGCAAAGCAACGAATCAACCCTCCCTGTCCGGTGTATGAACAATGTGGAGGTTGTACATTGCAGCATCTGGAATACCAGTCGCAGTTGGAATGGAAGCGGGAGCTGGTTCGGGAATCGTTTGCCAGATACACAGGGCAAAGCCATTGGCCAATTCAACCGACAGTCGGAATGAACCACCCCTGGGAGTACAGAAACAAAGCCCAGTTGCCGGTGGCAGTTGTCGGCGGTGAAGTGGTGGCAGGTCTCTATTCTCCCGGCACACACAAACTGGTCGACGTCTCTGCCTGTCCCATCCAACACCCGACCACAAACGAGATCGTCCGGACGGTTCGGGATCTTCTGCAAGAACTGGGGATTCCCATTTATAACGAGAAAAAACATACGGGGTCTGTTCGCACAATTGTTCCCCGAATCGGGTTTGAAACAGGGGAAGTGCAACTTACGCTGGTTACACGAACGGAGGAACTTCCAAGGAAAAAAGAATTGATTCAGCGCTTGCGGGAACGGTTGCCTTATCTGACCAGCATCATGCAAAATATCAATCCGGCCAGGACATCCCTGGTGTTTGGGGAGAAAACGGTTCCTCTCTGGGGCAAGGAAAAGATTGAAGAACGTCTTGGCGAGGTCAGGTTTACTCTGTCTTCCCGGGCTTTTTTTCAATTAAACCCGGAACAGACGACAAAACTGTATAACCTGGTTGCCGAGGCGGCTGCTCTGACAGGCGAGGAAACGGTTGTCGACGCTTATTGCGGCGTGGGTACAATCGGGTTGTGGCTGGCACCAAAAGCGAAGGAAGTATTAGGGATCGACGTGATTCCGGAGGCAATTGCAGATGCGCGCGAGAATGCGGTTCGATCCGGAATTCGCAACGCCCGTTTTGAGGTCGGGAAAGTGGAGAGGCTCCTTGTTGAACGTGTGAAAAAAGGGTTCCGTCCCGACGTGGTGGTGGTCGATCCGCCGAGAACCGGGTGCGATGAGGAGTTGCTAAGAGCCATGCTCACAGCGAAGCCGAAACGGATTGTGTATGTTTCATGCAACCCTTCAACCCTTGCAAAGGATTGCAATATCCTTTTGGAAAAGTACGAAATCCAGAATATCCAACCTGTCGATATGTTTCCGCAAACCGCCCATGTGGAGTGCGTAACCTTACTAACCTTGAAATAA
- a CDS encoding DNA-binding protein, whose translation MEYYNVVELATVLGITDAALRQKIRIGEMPSTLRNGKMAVSTTDFENYLEANRCWDFRIPEWSLYRGCKRPIKPQFVKVQGALEILREYGIEIEQRTLKRWVQSGQIKAYNLGGTYYIPTEILRKDLS comes from the coding sequence ATGGAGTATTACAATGTGGTGGAACTTGCAACGGTTTTAGGAATTACAGATGCCGCACTCCGGCAAAAGATCCGGATTGGCGAAATGCCTTCCACCCTGCGGAATGGTAAAATGGCCGTTTCGACAACAGACTTTGAAAATTATCTGGAAGCGAACCGCTGCTGGGACTTCCGCATTCCGGAATGGTCCTTGTACAGGGGTTGCAAGCGCCCGATCAAGCCGCAGTTTGTGAAGGTCCAAGGAGCTCTTGAAATTTTAAGGGAGTATGGGATCGAAATCGAGCAGAGAACGTTAAAACGATGGGTGCAAAGCGGACAAATCAAGGCTTACAATCTTGGCGGCACCTACTATATTCCAACCGAAATCCTGCGCAAAGACTTGTCATAG